A segment of the Anaeromicrobium sediminis genome:
GATATAAAACAATAGCAAGTGGAGACTCTTCCCATGCAGAAGGTGGAGGTACTATTGCTAGTGGATCTTATTCACATGCTCAAAATGAAGGAACAATAGCACAAGGTAAGTCACAAACAGCTATTGGACGATATAATGTAGCACAGGGAACATCAAATTCATACGTGGATACAGATAATGCTTTTATAATAGGAAATGGAACAGATTCTAGTAGAAGTAATGCATTAGAAGTTAAATGGAATGGAGATACCTGGGTTAGTGGAAGTGGGGATTTTGCTGGAGATATATCTGTCGGTGGAGATGGACATTTTACTGGCAATGTATATGCAGCGGGATTTAATCCAGATTTTGCTGAGATGTTTGAAACAATTGATGGTAATCCAATTGATGTTGGATACTGTGTTGCACTAGTTGGTGATAAAATAAGAAAAGCAAATTCTAAGGATGAATATATCTTAGGAATTACTAGTGCTACTCCAGCTATAATAGCAGATGGTGGAGAAATGAGATGGAAATATAAGTATGTAATAGATGAATGGGGTAGGGTTCAGTATGAGGATGTTGTAGTCCCAGCAGAAAAAGATAAAGACGGGAAGGTCATAATTCCAAAGCGTACAGAAACTAGGCCTATTTTAAATCCTGAATATGACAATACAAAAGAGTACATTCCCCGTTCAAAAAGACCAGAATGGGTTGCCGTTGGCCTAATTGGACAGCTTTTAGTTAGAGATGATGGAACCTGTAAAGTAAATGGCTACTGTATGCCTAACGATGAAGGAATTGCCACAGCTTCTAGTACAGGGTACAGAGTAATGGAACGAACAGGAGAAAATCAAATATTAGTTTTGGTAAAATAAAACTATATAAAATTTAAGTTATGTGGATAATTTTAATGGTTAAGAGTTTAGGGTTCAGAGTTGAGAGCTTTTGACCCTAAACTCTAATCTATTAACCCTGTTAATGTAAAATTAAAGATTTTTTTCTTTAAAAGGAAAAAGTCCTTCTAAGATAGAAATTATCTATATACAAATAATTTTAAAGGTAGTGAAAGAATGAAAGAATACTTAGATGATTTGTTATATACCATAATGGAGAGCATAGATGAAGGAATTCATGTAATAGATAAAGAGGGAAAAACTATTTTTTACAATAAGGCCATGGAAAATATGGAAGGTATGGATAGGGAAGAAGTACTAAATAAAAAATTATTAAAGGTATTTCCCACATTAGATAAGGATACGAGTACTTTACTAATGGCTCTAGAACGGGGAGAAGCCATAAAAGAGAGACCACAGATTTATTATAATAATCACAATAAGGAGATAACTACCATAAACAATACTATTCCCATAATAAAGGACGATGAAATTATGGGAGCTATAGAAATAGCAAGGGATATAACTAAAATAAAGGAATTATCTACAGAAGTAGTTCAGCTCCAAAGAAAACTACAGGAACAAAACGATAAAACAGGAAAGAAAAAATTTACTTTTGATTCTATAATTGGACATAGTGAAAAATTCATTAAGGCCATAGAATATGCTAAACGAGCATCTAATTATTCTTCCAGTGTTCTCATATATGGAGAGACAGGAACAGGAAAGGAGTTAGTTGCCCAAAGTATCCACTATGCCAGTGAGAGGGCAGACAAGCCCTTTATAGCCCAAAACTGTGCAGCCATACCAGAGAGCTTGCTTGAAGCCATGCTATTTGGTACGGAAAAGGGAAGTTTCACAGGAGCCATGAGCAAAGTTGGGTTATTTGAACATGCTAATGGAGGAACCTTATTTTTAGATGAGATAAATTCCATGGGAGAAAAGCTTCAAAGTAAATTATTGAGGGTATTACAAGAAAAGATCATAAGGCGAGTTGGAGGACTTAAGGACATTGTGGTAGATGTGAGAATAATTGCATCTACAAATGAAGAACCCTATAAAATTATTGAAGAGAAAAGGCTAAGAAAAGATTTATTTTATAGAATAAATGTAATGCCTGTAAATTTACCTCCCCTTAGGGAACGAAGAGAGGATATTGAAGTTTTAGTAGAACATTTCATAGAGAAGTATAATAGAAAATTGAATGTAAACATTAAAAAAGTAGAGAAGGATGTAATAAAGTACTTTAAAAAATATAACTGGCCAGGGAATATTAGGGAACTAGAAAACTATATTCAGGGGGCTATGAACGTGGTTGGTGAAGATGAAATATTGAGAAAAGAACATTTTTCTCCCCATGTAAATACTAATGTTTTCAAGTTTCATGCTGAAAATAAATATAAACTACAGGGAACATTACCAGATACCCTAATAGCCATTGAAAAAGAAATGATTAAGGATGCATTAAACAATAATAATGGAAATATTTCAAAGGCAGCAGACCTATTAGGAATAAAAAGGCAGACTCTACAGCACAAATTAAAAAAATATAATTTAAAAGGTGATTAATAAATTGAGCAAATGGTCATTCATATGTAAAACTCTGATAAGTAAAATTACTTATCAGAGTTTTTTTGTTACTGGAACAATTTGGAAAAAGGTGCATAGTATGAAGGGAAAAGGGGGAGACAAGCAAAGGAGATGACTTATGATAAAGTCAAAAGAAGAAATAGTTGCAATGTTATTAGCAGGAGGTCGTGGATCACGATTAAGAGAATTGACTAGGAAGATGGCAAAGCCTGCAATTTATTTTGGAGGAAAATATAGACTTATTGATTTTACCTTGAGCAATTGCTCCAATTCAGGAATTAATACTGTTGGGGTACTGACGCAATATAACCCTTTAGAATTAAATTATCATATAGGAATTGGCAGTGATTGGCATATTCATAGGCCAAATGGTACTGTAACCATTTTACCACCTTATGCAGGATTAGGAGGAGGTAGATGGTATAGGGGAACTGCAAATGCCATATATGAAAATATTGATTTTGTAGATAGATATGAACCTGAATATGTTCTCATTTTATCGGGAGATCATGTCTATAAAATGAACTATTATTCATTATTAGAATATCATAAAAAGAAAAAATCATTAGTTACCGTTGCTGCTACTAGAGTGCCATGGCAGGAAACAAGTAGGTTTGGAATAATGAATATAGATAAGAACAATAGAATTTATGAATTTCAAGAAAAGAGAAAAGATGCCACAAGTAATTTGGCTTCAATGGGAGTGTATATCTTTAACTGGAATGTACTAAAAAAATATTTAATTGAAGATGAAAAGAACTCTAACTCTAGTAATGATTTTGGAAAAGATATTATTCCAAAAGTATTAGAGGATAGATTAGATATGTTTGCTTATGAATTTAAGGGATATTGGAGAGATGTGGGAACAGTAGAAAGTTTATGGCAAGCCAATATGGACTTACTAAAAGAAAATAGTGAGTTAAATTTATATGATAATAGCTGGAAGGTATACTCAAAATACCTTATTTATCCACCTCACTATGTGGGTGAAACTGGTAATGTTAAATCCACCATTTTAAGTGAAGGATGTATTATTCATGGAGAAGTACAAAACTCAGTTTTATCTCCAGAAGTGTATATAGGGAAAAATTCTAAAGTTATAGATTCAGTAGTTATGCCAAATGTCATTATTAAAGAAAATGTAACTTTGGAAAGGGTTATTGTCATGGAGAATACTGTTGTAAAGTCAGGAACTAGAATAAACAATAGAAATAATAAAATTTTAATTATAAACGGTAGCTTGAAAGGACTGTGAAAAAGCCTTTGAATAGAAAGAACCATAAGGAGTTGATAAAGTGTTAAAAGTACTATATGTGGCATCTGAAGCTGTTCCCTTTATGAAGGTAGGAGGACTTGCAGACGTGGCATTTTCTTTACCAAGGGAACTAAGAAAACTTGGAATTGATATAAGAGTTATAATCCCAAAATATAAGGGGATTTTAAAAAAGTTTAAAAGTAAAATGGCGTATGTGACTAAATTCATGGTTCCAGTAGGATGGGAAAAACAAAAGTGTAAGATTGAATATTTAGAATATGAGGGTGTTCCCTTTTACTTTATTGATGAAGAATACTATTTTCATAGGGATGGCATATATGGATTTTATGATGATGAAGAAAGATTTTCATATTTTTGCAAAGGCGTATTGGGAACAATAGAAAATCTGGATTTCAAACCACATATTATTCATTGTAATGATTGGCATAGTGGTATGATTTGTCCCCTATTGAAGGAATATAAAAGGGACAACCCTAAGTTTTCCAATATAAAAACTATGTTTACCATACACAATTTAAAGTATCAAGGGATTTATGATAAAAAAATTCTAAGATCCTTATTAAACTTGGGAATGGAGTATTATAATGATGATGCTATTAAACTTTACGACGGAGTAAGTTTCATGAAGGCAGGAATCAATTATGCTGACGTAGTTACAACCGTTAGCAAGACCTACGCCAAAGAAATACAAAACCCATCATATGGTGAAGGGCTAGATGGGCCTCTAAGGAAGAGAAAGGATAACTTATATGGCATTGTAAATGGAGTAGATTACCAAATTTATGATCCTAACAAGGATGATAATATTTTTGCTAAATACAATATAAATTCTTTGGGAAATAAGGTGGAAAACAAAGTTAATCTACAAAAATTATTAAATTTGCCACAAAATAAAGAAGTACCCGTAGTTGCTATGGTTTCTAGATTGACATATGCCAAAGGAATAAAATTATTGATCCCTATACTTGATGAGCTATTAGCTAAAGATATACAGATGGTAATTTTAGGGACAGGTGATAGGGAAATTGAATCTAGAATAAAGGATTTTGCTCATAAGTATCCTGAAAAATTATCAGCTAATATTTTGTTTCATGAGAATTTAGCACATAAAATATATGCTTCTTCGGACATGTTCTTAATGCCTTCTTTAAGGGAACCTTGTGGATTATCCCAGTTAATCGCTCTTAAATATGGAAGTATTCCTATTGTAAGAAGCACTGGAGGATTAAAGGATACGGTCAATCCATACTGTGAATCTACTGGAGAAGGTAATGGCTTTACTTTTATTGATTGTAATGGGGATGAAATACTCAATACAATTAATATGGCATTGAAGTTTTATGAAGATAAAAATATGTGGAAAAAAATTATTACAAATGCCATGGGATCAGATTATAGTTGGAAAAATTCTACTATAGAATATAAAAAGTTATATGAAAGTTTAGTTAAGGGTTAAGGGATTTTTTTCTAAACCCTTAACTCAAATTTAGTAACCTTATTAATAGAAAATAAAAATTGGACCATGTAATTAACAGGGAGAATATCTGAAAATTCCATGCATATATTAGTAAAAAGTTATCTATATAGATAACTTTTTTAATTTACTTAAAGTGGGTGAGATTATGGGGAAAGACACTTTAGACAAAATTTATGACACTCTAAAGAACATAGAAAGGTTACTTGAAAATAAAAAAACATATGACTTTAGGTTTGAAGAAAGTAATACTTTAGAAGAGGAGTTATTTAAAATAACTACAAAGGTGTACTATGATGAAGAAAAATTAAAGCAGAAAAAGGGCTTAAGGAAAAAGTCATCCATAAGAATTTACAAGAATTTAATGAAAGAGTATATGGATTTTTTTTCTACTAGAATGGAAAATTTCCAAATAGAAGAAAGCGATAACTATGGAATGATTTTATTTAAAAAGGATAATAGGTATACGGGGGCTGTTAGAATACTTACGGATCTAGGATATTATAGAAAAGAAGCCTTTTATAATTTAACTAAAAATTTGGTGAATGAGTGTTTGAGATATGGAATAAATAGAAGAAATATATACATAATAGTCCTATCACACCACAATGGATTAGATAAGGAGTTTACTAAAAAATTAATAGATAAGGGTATTGATAATAGCCAAATATTAAAGGATGAGAATAGAGAAATACTTGAAGCCTATGAGAAAAAGCATATATATAATCTAAATTCATATTTAAAGGAACCAGACAAACAGGTATTTTTCCTAGGAGCTCATATACATCCCAATTTAGTAGCAAATAGTTATTTTAATAATGAGGAATTAAAAATAACCAATTATAATTGGCTGAGTAATCCTATGGAAGACATAATAAATGAACTTAAAAGAAAAAATTAATATTATTTTTGTTAAAAGAACACCTTATTTTAGGTGTTCTTTCTATTTTGTCATAAAGAGATGCAAAAATATTTGCGTTAAGACAAGTGTAGGGTCAAAACAGGAAAAGATGCCAATGCAAAAATATTTGCACTGATGCAAATGTTTTTGCATTATGAATAAAAATATTCAGAATAGTCCAAAATAAATGGGGTTTTTATTAAAAAATTCCAAAAAAATGTGGCATGACAATTGCAAATAAAAATAGCATGAAAAATTTAATGGAGGTGCACTTTATTATGAGCAGAGAAAATGTAAAAGTGATTATTTGGGGATTAGGAGCCATGGGCGGCGGAATGGCTAAAATGTTACTTAAAAAGAAAGGTGTAGAAATAGTAGGAGTAGTAGGAAGAGGAAAGAAAATTGGAATGAGTATGTTTGACCTTCTAGGCGTTGAAAGAGGAGACAGAGAAGACGTACTTATGGGGTCTATGGAAGATGTTATTACTGAGAAGGCTGCAGATGTGGTTTTACTTTGTACTGACTCCTTTACTAAAAATTCTTTTGAGAAGATTCAGTATTGTTTAGAGAGAAAGATAAATGTTGTTTCTAGTGCAGAAGAAATGGCTTATCCAATGGCACAAGAACCAGAACTTACTAAGGAAATGGATAGAATAGCTAAGGAAAACGGTGTAACTGTACTAGGTACAGGAATAAATCCAGGACTTATTATGGACTTATTAGTAGTAACTTTAACTGGAGCTTGTGAAGAAGTAGATAGTATAACTGCAAGAAGAGTAAACAGTTTATCACCATTTGGTCCAGCAGTTATGGAAGAACAAGGTATCGGTATTACAGTAGATGAATTCAACAAAGGTGTAGAAGAGGGAACATTAGCAGGACACGTAGGATTCCCTGAGTCAGTTAGAATGATTTCAGATGCTATTGGTTGGGAATTAAGTGGAGATATTAAACAATCTATGGAACCAATCGTATCTAATGTATATAGAAAGTCTCCATATGGAGAAGCGAAGGCAGGTAATGTGGCAGGTTGTGCTATGAAGGGCTTTGGTTATGTGGATGGAGAAATGAAAATCGAAATGGATCATCCTCAACAAATAGAGCCAGAATTAGAAGGAACTAATACGGGAGACTATATCATTATAAAGGGAACTCCTGATATAAATATGAGTATAACTCCAGAAGTACCAGGTGGAATAGGAACAATAGCTATGTGTGTAAACATGATCCCTCATGTTATAAATTCAAGACCAGGAGTTAAAACTATGTTAGACTTACCTGTTCCAAGAGCTATTATGGGAGACATGAGAGATTTAATAGAAGGGTAGGTTAGTATTATGATGGCGAAGGCTGGAGATTGGGTGTTAATACACAATATAGTGTTAAAACCAGAAGAAAGAGCACCTCAAGTGCCTGATGATACAAAGAAGGTACCACTTGAGTGCTTAGTTAAAGGTTTTTTAATAGAAGATGGTGTAGTGGGAGATACAGTAAGAGTAAAGACTATTACTGGAAGAATAGAGCAGGGAACATTAAGAGAAGTTAATCCTACTTATACTCACGACTATGGAAAGTTTATTCCAGAATTACTTCAAATAGGAATTACTTTAAGAGAAACACTATTTGGAGGTGAAGACAATGAGTAAAGACATGAGTTATGCTGGTGTAATGTCAAGACGTAATGAAATAATGAAAAACGCCATAGGTATAGATTATGACGTATTTGAATCTGGAGGTATATCCTTTGACTATGAAAAGATGATGAGAGAGACTGGGTATACTCTAGAGGAAATGACTAAAATACAAAGAAGCACAGGAGTTGGAAATACTCCACTTTTAGAAATGAAAAATATAACTAAATTAGTTAGAAAAATTTCTCCTGAAGGAAAGGGAGCTAGGATTTTCATAAAGGATGAAGCCGCAAATCCTTCAGGAAGTTTTAAAGCAAGAAGGGCTGCAAATGCAGTTTATCATGCTAAAAAATTAGGATATAAGGGAGTAATTGCAGCCACTAGTGGAAACTACGGAGCAGCAGTTGCATCTCAGGCAGCCATGTATGGACTTAAATGTATTATTGTGCAAGAATGTTATGACTCTCAAGGTAAGGGACAGCCAGAGATTATAGAAAAGGCTAGAAAATGTGAGGCCTATGGAGCAGAAGTAATACAGCTTACAACAGGACCTGAACTTTTCTATACTTTCTTAAAACTACTAGAGGAAACTGGATATTTCAATGCATCTTTATATACTCCATTTGGAATTGCAGGGGTAGAAACATTGGGGTATGAAATTTCAATGGAATGTAGAGAAAAATTTGGAAGAGATCCAGACGTGGTAGTTTGTACTAATGCAGGAGGAGGAAACTTAACAGGAACAGCTAGAGGTCTACAAAAAGCTGGTGCTGATTTAGTGGAAGTAGTAGCGGCAAGTGTGGATTTGTCAGGACTTCATATGGCCAGTGATACGCAATTTAACAAGAAGTCCTTCACAACGGGACATACAGGGTTTGGAATTCCTTTTTCAACTTGGCCAGACAGATCAGATGTTCCACGTTCAGCTGGAAGACCACTTAGATATATGGACCGATATGTGATTGTTACTCAAGGAGAAGTTTTCTATACAACGGAAGCATTAGCACAACTTGAAGGTGTAGAAAGGGGTCCTGCTGGAAATACATCCCTAGCAGCGGCCATATCAATAGCAAGAGAATTAGATGAGGATAAGATAATAATAGTACAGGAAACTGAGTACACAGGAGCAGGAAAGCATATTCAACCACAATTATCCTTTGCTAGAGACAATGGTATAGAAATTAGATTTGGTGATCCTAAAGATGAAGTACCGGGGGAAAATATAATTTTACCTAAGGACCCAAGTTATATTAAAGCTAATGACATTGATTTA
Coding sequences within it:
- a CDS encoding sigma-54 interaction domain-containing protein translates to MKEYLDDLLYTIMESIDEGIHVIDKEGKTIFYNKAMENMEGMDREEVLNKKLLKVFPTLDKDTSTLLMALERGEAIKERPQIYYNNHNKEITTINNTIPIIKDDEIMGAIEIARDITKIKELSTEVVQLQRKLQEQNDKTGKKKFTFDSIIGHSEKFIKAIEYAKRASNYSSSVLIYGETGTGKELVAQSIHYASERADKPFIAQNCAAIPESLLEAMLFGTEKGSFTGAMSKVGLFEHANGGTLFLDEINSMGEKLQSKLLRVLQEKIIRRVGGLKDIVVDVRIIASTNEEPYKIIEEKRLRKDLFYRINVMPVNLPPLRERREDIEVLVEHFIEKYNRKLNVNIKKVEKDVIKYFKKYNWPGNIRELENYIQGAMNVVGEDEILRKEHFSPHVNTNVFKFHAENKYKLQGTLPDTLIAIEKEMIKDALNNNNGNISKAADLLGIKRQTLQHKLKKYNLKGD
- the ortA gene encoding 2-amino-4-oxopentanoate thiolase subunit OrtA → MMAKAGDWVLIHNIVLKPEERAPQVPDDTKKVPLECLVKGFLIEDGVVGDTVRVKTITGRIEQGTLREVNPTYTHDYGKFIPELLQIGITLRETLFGGEDNE
- a CDS encoding glucose-1-phosphate adenylyltransferase, with product MIKSKEEIVAMLLAGGRGSRLRELTRKMAKPAIYFGGKYRLIDFTLSNCSNSGINTVGVLTQYNPLELNYHIGIGSDWHIHRPNGTVTILPPYAGLGGGRWYRGTANAIYENIDFVDRYEPEYVLILSGDHVYKMNYYSLLEYHKKKKSLVTVAATRVPWQETSRFGIMNIDKNNRIYEFQEKRKDATSNLASMGVYIFNWNVLKKYLIEDEKNSNSSNDFGKDIIPKVLEDRLDMFAYEFKGYWRDVGTVESLWQANMDLLKENSELNLYDNSWKVYSKYLIYPPHYVGETGNVKSTILSEGCIIHGEVQNSVLSPEVYIGKNSKVIDSVVMPNVIIKENVTLERVIVMENTVVKSGTRINNRNNKILIINGSLKGL
- the glgA gene encoding glycogen synthase GlgA, producing MLKVLYVASEAVPFMKVGGLADVAFSLPRELRKLGIDIRVIIPKYKGILKKFKSKMAYVTKFMVPVGWEKQKCKIEYLEYEGVPFYFIDEEYYFHRDGIYGFYDDEERFSYFCKGVLGTIENLDFKPHIIHCNDWHSGMICPLLKEYKRDNPKFSNIKTMFTIHNLKYQGIYDKKILRSLLNLGMEYYNDDAIKLYDGVSFMKAGINYADVVTTVSKTYAKEIQNPSYGEGLDGPLRKRKDNLYGIVNGVDYQIYDPNKDDNIFAKYNINSLGNKVENKVNLQKLLNLPQNKEVPVVAMVSRLTYAKGIKLLIPILDELLAKDIQMVILGTGDREIESRIKDFAHKYPEKLSANILFHENLAHKIYASSDMFLMPSLREPCGLSQLIALKYGSIPIVRSTGGLKDTVNPYCESTGEGNGFTFIDCNGDEILNTINMALKFYEDKNMWKKIITNAMGSDYSWKNSTIEYKKLYESLVKG
- a CDS encoding peptidase G2 autoproteolytic cleavage domain-containing protein, whose amino-acid sequence is YKTIASGDSSHAEGGGTIASGSYSHAQNEGTIAQGKSQTAIGRYNVAQGTSNSYVDTDNAFIIGNGTDSSRSNALEVKWNGDTWVSGSGDFAGDISVGGDGHFTGNVYAAGFNPDFAEMFETIDGNPIDVGYCVALVGDKIRKANSKDEYILGITSATPAIIADGGEMRWKYKYVIDEWGRVQYEDVVVPAEKDKDGKVIIPKRTETRPILNPEYDNTKEYIPRSKRPEWVAVGLIGQLLVRDDGTCKVNGYCMPNDEGIATASSTGYRVMERTGENQILVLVK
- the ortB gene encoding 2-amino-4-oxopentanoate thiolase subunit OrtB, with amino-acid sequence MSKDMSYAGVMSRRNEIMKNAIGIDYDVFESGGISFDYEKMMRETGYTLEEMTKIQRSTGVGNTPLLEMKNITKLVRKISPEGKGARIFIKDEAANPSGSFKARRAANAVYHAKKLGYKGVIAATSGNYGAAVASQAAMYGLKCIIVQECYDSQGKGQPEIIEKARKCEAYGAEVIQLTTGPELFYTFLKLLEETGYFNASLYTPFGIAGVETLGYEISMECREKFGRDPDVVVCTNAGGGNLTGTARGLQKAGADLVEVVAASVDLSGLHMASDTQFNKKSFTTGHTGFGIPFSTWPDRSDVPRSAGRPLRYMDRYVIVTQGEVFYTTEALAQLEGVERGPAGNTSLAAAISIARELDEDKIIIVQETEYTGAGKHIQPQLSFARDNGIEIRFGDPKDEVPGENIILPKDPSYIKANDIDLNKLKRSYIKNCIEKNPDSHVTKEDIQFLAEDTKSSVEFVESILKDL
- the ord gene encoding 2,4-diaminopentanoate dehydrogenase, with the protein product MSRENVKVIIWGLGAMGGGMAKMLLKKKGVEIVGVVGRGKKIGMSMFDLLGVERGDREDVLMGSMEDVITEKAADVVLLCTDSFTKNSFEKIQYCLERKINVVSSAEEMAYPMAQEPELTKEMDRIAKENGVTVLGTGINPGLIMDLLVVTLTGACEEVDSITARRVNSLSPFGPAVMEEQGIGITVDEFNKGVEEGTLAGHVGFPESVRMISDAIGWELSGDIKQSMEPIVSNVYRKSPYGEAKAGNVAGCAMKGFGYVDGEMKIEMDHPQQIEPELEGTNTGDYIIIKGTPDINMSITPEVPGGIGTIAMCVNMIPHVINSRPGVKTMLDLPVPRAIMGDMRDLIEG